A window of Tautonia plasticadhaerens contains these coding sequences:
- a CDS encoding sulfatase family protein yields MIRSIAVVLGVLGASTARAGDLPERPNVILCMADDQGFGDVGYYGNPTPKTPNLDAMAASGLRLDRFHAAAPVCSPTRGSVLTGRHPNRFGCFSWGYELRPEEVTVAEALRSAGYATGHFGKWHLGSVREGGANNPGASGFETWLSTPNFYDNDPILSREGTAVPVEGEGSMVAVDAAIEFIDGAVEEDRPFLAVIWFGSPHNPHQATEETREPYGDLSPRLRHYYGEVTGIDRAMGRLREALRDRGIAEDTVVWYTSDNGPQGGSGGLGSAGGLKGRKGTVYEGGLRVPTLIEWPAAIPEPRASAVTGGTVDILPTVLELAGVEYPEPGRPLDGISLVPLIEGTMTERPKPMGFWDYPAPGRRTPSAEIMAALLGAQRSGKAPPRELPPEPTGPASRLIEAFEAGEELPGHSAWIDGRYKLHRIPGKGGEVSFELYDLEADPGEVVDLADSQPDRVAELAEALVDWQGSVARSLRGDDDREAPDR; encoded by the coding sequence ATGATCCGATCGATCGCCGTGGTGCTGGGCGTGCTGGGGGCATCAACGGCCCGGGCCGGGGACTTGCCGGAGCGGCCGAACGTCATCCTCTGCATGGCGGACGACCAGGGGTTCGGGGACGTCGGCTACTACGGCAACCCGACCCCGAAGACGCCGAACCTCGACGCGATGGCCGCGTCGGGGCTGAGGCTCGACCGATTCCACGCGGCGGCCCCGGTCTGCTCCCCCACCCGGGGGAGCGTCCTGACGGGCCGGCATCCCAACCGCTTCGGCTGCTTCTCCTGGGGCTATGAGCTGAGGCCCGAGGAGGTGACGGTGGCCGAGGCCCTCCGATCGGCCGGGTACGCCACCGGGCACTTCGGCAAGTGGCACCTGGGGTCGGTCCGGGAAGGCGGGGCGAACAACCCGGGGGCCTCGGGGTTCGAGACCTGGCTCTCGACGCCGAACTTCTACGACAACGACCCGATCCTCAGCCGGGAGGGGACGGCGGTCCCGGTCGAGGGGGAGGGCTCGATGGTGGCCGTCGACGCGGCGATCGAGTTCATCGACGGGGCGGTCGAGGAGGATCGGCCCTTCCTGGCGGTCATCTGGTTCGGCTCGCCCCACAACCCCCACCAGGCGACCGAGGAGACGAGGGAGCCCTACGGCGACCTCTCCCCCCGGCTCCGGCACTACTACGGCGAGGTGACGGGCATCGACCGGGCGATGGGGAGGCTCCGGGAGGCCCTCCGGGATCGGGGGATCGCCGAGGACACGGTCGTCTGGTATACCAGCGACAACGGCCCCCAGGGGGGCTCCGGCGGGCTCGGCTCGGCCGGGGGGCTGAAGGGGAGGAAGGGGACCGTCTACGAGGGGGGCCTCCGGGTCCCGACCCTCATCGAATGGCCGGCGGCGATCCCCGAGCCCCGGGCCAGCGCCGTGACCGGCGGCACCGTCGACATCCTGCCGACGGTCCTGGAGCTGGCCGGCGTCGAGTACCCGGAGCCGGGCCGTCCCCTCGACGGCATCAGCCTGGTCCCGTTGATCGAGGGGACGATGACCGAACGGCCGAAGCCGATGGGGTTCTGGGACTACCCCGCCCCGGGGCGCCGGACCCCCAGCGCCGAGATCATGGCGGCCCTGCTCGGGGCCCAGCGGTCGGGGAAGGCCCCGCCCCGGGAACTCCCCCCCGAGCCGACGGGGCCGGCTTCGAGACTGATCGAGGCCTTCGAGGCCGGCGAGGAGCTGCCCGGCCACTCGGCCTGGATCGACGGCCGGTACAAGCTCCACCGCATCCCCGGGAAGGGCGGCGAGGTCTCCTTCGAGCTGTACGACCTGGAGGCCGACCCCGGCGAGGTGGTCGACCTGGCCGACTCGCAGCCGGATCGGGTCGCCGAGCTGGCCGAGGCGCTGGTCGACTGGCAGGGCTCGGTCGCCCGGAGCCTCCGGGGGGACGACGACCGGGAGGCCCCCGACCGATGA